The Streptomyces sp. NBC_01571 genome includes the window CAGCGCGTCGCGGACGCCGCCCTCGGATCGGACGTACCACTGACCCGTGCGGAATGGTACGAACTGTTCCGCGCCGCGAACTACATCGTGCCCTGATCGCCGGTCCAACTCCATCCGCATCGGCCTCAGGGGCGGCCGGCCCAACTCCATCCGCATCGGCCTCAGGGGCGGCCGGCGAGATCGTGCAGCCGATGCTGGTCGAGCCGGGACGGTGGCCGGTGCTTCGCGGTGGATTTCGATCGAGCCGGATGCTCACTGCTCTGTCCGTTCCGCGCAGTCGGACAACGATGCTGCAAGCACGTCGGCGGGTTTCCCAAAGGGCAGACAGTCAACGGCGCGGGGTGCCCCCTGGAGGGCACCCCGCGTCCGCTCACAAAAGCGCGACTCGCCGCGAAGCACGCCTGCTCCAGACTGGTGCCCTGGCCGAGTAGAAGAGTCTGCCCGGACTTCTTGTCCGTGGCCGTGTCCTCGGCGAGGGCGTCCGCGTCGATGCGGGCTGACACGGTCCGCTCCGCTCACCGGACCGCTCAGGAGAAGTCCGCGGCGGTGATGCCGTCGAGGTGTCCGGGCGGCCACTCCACCAACTCGATCCGGTAGCCGTCCGGTTCGGTGAGCCATGACGTCTTCGGGCCGCGAGGCCCGCCCGGGTACCCGACAGGTCCCGGCTCCAGGCCGGCGTCGGTCAGCCGCTCCAGGGTGGCGGCCAGTGCGTCCACCTGGATCGCGAGGTGGTCGAAACCTCCGCCCACGTCGACGCGTCCGCCAGCGGGACGGTGGACGAGTTCGAGCGACGCCGCCGGTTCGCCGGGGAACTTGAGGATCACGAGGTGACTCCCTTCCCTGCTGTCGACCCTGCCCAGCTCGACATAGCCCAACACGGTGTAGAAATCGAGCGAGCGGTCCAGGTCGGTGACGCGGTAGGCGACGAAGAGCGTCTTCATGCGGCCTCTTTGGGGCGGCATACCCGGTAGCGGAGGTGCGTGACGTCTCGGTCCTCGAGCCGTCGGACGAGGTCGAGTTCGATGGGATCACCACCGAGGTGGTCGAAGAGTCGTCGGCCGTCCCCGAGGAGGACCTGCACCAGGTGGATCTCCATCTCGTCGATGTGCCCCGCTCGGAGGAGCGCTTGGGCCGCGCCCGTCCCATGGACCATGACCGGGCGGTCCCCGGCGGCCGCGCGAGCCTGACGGGCGCAGTCCTCGACGTCGGTGACGAATCGCGCGTGGCCTGGTGGCACGTCCCCGTCATCCACGTGATGGGTGAGGACGAAGATCGGCACACCGT containing:
- a CDS encoding VOC family protein; this translates as MKTLFVAYRVTDLDRSLDFYTVLGYVELGRVDSREGSHLVILKFPGEPAASLELVHRPAGGRVDVGGGFDHLAIQVDALAATLERLTDAGLEPGPVGYPGGPRGPKTSWLTEPDGYRIELVEWPPGHLDGITAADFS
- a CDS encoding dihydrofolate reductase family protein; this translates as MSSPIRLYMSMSLDGYIAGPDDRPGQELGHAGGRLFNWLDDRESDGPSGQVHREALATGAVISGRRTFELAGRWQGDHHDGVPIFVLTHHVDDGDVPPGHARFVTDVEDCARQARAAAGDRPVMVHGTGAAQALLRAGHIDEMEIHLVQVLLGDGRRLFDHLGGDPIELDLVRRLEDRDVTHLRYRVCRPKEAA